From the genome of Nitrosopumilus sp., one region includes:
- a CDS encoding SagB/ThcOx family dehydrogenase — protein MNQQNILIDFFKCVITNRNQSKAMSNDETLIAWDYHNGTRHPNGIFLMRPHSFDSSQRPYPYKVYKDVKSISLPVDKHTTLSTLKSISEFVENDELNNDAVPDLQSIGRILYFSGGITKTINFAGLGEFDFRAASCTGALYHIEMYLVCGDIAGLEAGVYHFDPKGMKLNQLRKGDHRDVLTNATSNDPSMKHAPVILAYTDIITKNSVKYRTREYRHAFWDCGTIISNTLAMCNAHKLRTKVITGFVDDAVNTLLDLNREKEVSIALIPIGNDDSTTVVEEREERRREVKKLDLPTELLSNYDYDDPEIAKIHQASSFNSSEQITSWKSKYTPIESDEHHSTNEIVLESIAEQELETTPIETTIVKRGSTRKFSEESISCQQLSAIIYHSTRGISMDHLQKYENASIDLYIIVNAVENLKSGTYHYNQKRNSLEVLKEGNFRNEASHLGLDQSLPGDGSVCMFFMSNLGGILDKLGNRGYRAAQLEASIMGGKCYLAAYSQKIGATGLTFYDDEVTEFFSPHSGNKNAMFMIVLGKKALKSAK, from the coding sequence ATGAATCAACAAAACATTCTGATTGATTTTTTCAAATGTGTTATAACCAATCGCAATCAATCAAAAGCAATGAGCAATGATGAGACCCTAATAGCCTGGGATTACCATAACGGTACCAGACATCCCAACGGAATATTTCTCATGAGGCCTCATTCTTTTGACTCTTCACAGAGACCATATCCTTACAAGGTGTACAAGGACGTAAAATCAATCTCTTTGCCTGTTGACAAACATACAACTCTATCTACTCTCAAGTCTATCTCTGAATTCGTAGAAAACGATGAATTAAACAATGACGCCGTTCCTGACCTTCAAAGCATAGGTCGGATACTGTACTTTTCAGGAGGCATCACCAAGACGATAAACTTTGCAGGACTTGGAGAATTTGATTTCAGGGCGGCTTCCTGTACAGGGGCGCTATACCACATTGAGATGTACCTGGTATGCGGAGACATTGCAGGACTAGAGGCAGGAGTGTACCACTTTGATCCAAAGGGGATGAAGCTAAACCAATTACGAAAAGGAGACCACAGGGATGTCTTAACAAATGCGACTTCAAATGATCCCAGTATGAAACATGCACCAGTGATTTTGGCGTACACGGACATTATCACAAAAAATTCTGTAAAGTATAGAACTAGAGAATACCGCCATGCGTTTTGGGATTGCGGCACCATAATCTCAAACACTTTGGCAATGTGCAATGCTCACAAATTAAGAACCAAAGTGATTACAGGATTTGTTGATGATGCAGTCAACACGCTGTTGGATTTGAATCGAGAAAAAGAAGTCTCAATAGCATTAATTCCGATAGGAAACGATGATTCTACAACCGTGGTGGAAGAAAGAGAAGAAAGAAGGAGAGAAGTTAAAAAATTGGACCTGCCAACTGAGCTGCTTTCAAACTATGATTATGACGATCCAGAAATTGCAAAAATTCATCAGGCATCCTCCTTTAATTCATCAGAACAAATTACGTCATGGAAATCAAAGTACACGCCAATTGAATCAGATGAACATCATTCAACCAATGAGATCGTTTTAGAATCAATTGCAGAGCAAGAATTAGAGACAACCCCAATAGAGACGACAATAGTAAAGCGAGGGTCTACTCGTAAATTTTCTGAGGAATCAATCTCATGTCAACAGCTGTCTGCAATTATTTATCATTCTACACGAGGAATCAGCATGGATCATTTGCAAAAATATGAAAATGCATCCATTGATTTGTACATCATAGTAAACGCCGTTGAGAATCTAAAATCTGGAACTTACCATTATAATCAAAAAAGAAACAGCCTGGAGGTCCTAAAAGAAGGAAATTTCAGAAATGAGGCATCACATCTTGGACTGGATCAAAGTTTGCCCGGAGACGGCAGCGTCTGCATGTTTTTCATGTCCAATCTGGGAGGAATTTTAGATAAATTGGGAAATCGTGGATACAGGGCAGCCCAGCTAGAGGCAAGTATAATGGGAGGAAAATGCTACCTTGCAGCATACTCTCAAAAGATAGGGGCCACGGGTTTGACATTTTATGATGATGAAGTGACAGAGTTTTTTTCACCTCATTCTGGGAATAAAAATGCAATGTTTATGATAGTTTTAGGTAAAAAAGCATTAAAATCTGCAAAATAA